The Pedobacter cryoconitis genome has a window encoding:
- a CDS encoding Lrp/AsnC ligand binding domain-containing protein — MLKKESQNLEIDNLDIDILKQLMQDATKPYTEIAKDLIVSGGTIHVRMKKLQEMGIIKGSHLIIDPQKAGYDICAFLGIYLEKGIQYKDAVEQLSRIKEVVELHYTTGAYSMFAKIICRDTNHLRHVLNEEIQAVAGIQRTETLISLEESIRRQIELG, encoded by the coding sequence ATGCTCAAAAAAGAAAGCCAAAATTTAGAAATTGATAACCTCGATATTGACATTTTAAAGCAACTGATGCAGGATGCAACCAAACCCTACACAGAAATAGCGAAAGATTTGATCGTTTCGGGAGGAACAATTCACGTCCGGATGAAAAAATTACAGGAGATGGGGATTATAAAAGGATCACATTTAATTATAGATCCGCAAAAAGCGGGATATGACATCTGTGCTTTTCTTGGTATATACCTGGAAAAAGGGATTCAATATAAAGACGCAGTGGAACAGCTGAGCAGAATTAAAGAAGTTGTGGAGTTACATTATACGACTGGTGCTTATAGTATGTTCGCTAAAATCATATGCAGAGATACCAATCATTTACGGCACGTATTAAATGAGGAGATCCAGGCAGTGGCAGGTATACAGCGAACGGAGACATTGATCTCTCTG